CATCCTTGAGATGTTTTTCTACTCGCTTTTCAAGCTCATGTTTATCTATTGATTTATTTCCTTCATCTGCAAATGAGCCCGTACCCCACATCAAGAAAAAAACTAAACATATATACGACAATATTTTATTCATAACATTATGAGCTTCTCTTTTATCTCAAAAGATTTAATAAGAGTTTCCCGATTTTTTTATTACCGCTGTAAATATTTCGGCATATAATTCCACTTTGCTCTCTCCCACTCCAAAAACGTCCGCGAATTCTTCTCTGGTCACTGGCTTTTTCAATGCCATATCCTTTAAGGATTTATCACCAAAGATAATATATGCCGGAACACGCTTCTTCTGAGCAAGTTTTGCTCTTTCTTCACGCAGCAAACTGAATAACTCGCGATCAATACCACTCCAATCCATCTCGCGGCTTTCCCTTTGCCTTTTTGCAATCTCTTTCTTTCTTACCGTTATTAACGGCTTAGCCAAAACAGGCGTTTTTTCAGCGCGCAATACCTGCCTGCTTGAATCTGTAAGCGAAAGCGTTGAATAATCCATATCTCTCTGTAAAAAACCCTGCCCTATCAACTGTTCGATCATATAACGTATAAAAACAACCGATTCATCGGCCATTAAGCCAAATGTTGACAAATTCTGATCTCCCCTAGACATAATCTGTTCGATCTTCTTTCCCTGCAATACCGAAACAATATAGTCAGCTCCAAACCCGTAATCTCTACCCATCCTCACTCTTGCCACACAAGATAATATCTTCTGGGAAACTATCAGCGCGCCATCAACCATATCAAGTTCATTCAAACAATAGTCGCATGCATCACAAGAACCATCCCGATAGTTCTGCCCAAAATAGTTTACCAAAACTTTATGCCGGCATTTTGGACACGTGCAAAAATTATAAAATAAACTTAACTTATCCATCATGACTTTTTGATTAGGAGACTCACCAATGAAAGAACTCAAAGTACGATAGTCATTTCCTCCATAAAACATATAGCAATACGAGTTAAGTCCATCACGACCGGCACGGCCAGTTTCCTGATGATAGTGTTCGATACTTTTTGGCATCGCCGCATGGATCACAAAACGGATATTGGAACGATCAATACCCATCCCAAAGGCCACCGTCGCCACAATTATGTCTACCTCCTCAAGTGCAAATTTATCCTGATGCTGCCTGCGCATATCATCCGAAAGACCGGCATGATAAGGCAGGTTTTTATAACCGAGAAGGTTCAATTGTTTTGAAATTTTATCTACATCGTTTCGACGCAAACAATAAATAATCCCTGCCTCATCCGGATGTTTTTCCAGGACATCTTTTATCTGATTTATGATTTTAGAACGTGGTCTTATGCGATAGGTTAAATTTGCGCGGTCTAACCCTCCGATATGCATACCGGGTTCATGCAATCCAAGCTGTTGAACTATATCACGCTGAACTTCCTCCGTGGCTGTAGCGGTAAAGGTATGAACATTAATCCCTTCAAACCACTCCTTAATAATCTTCAGGTTTCGATAATCTGCCCTAAAATCATGTCCCCAGTGACTAATGCAATGCGCTTCATCGATAACAAAAAATGAAAGTGGAACTGATTTTAAAAGAGTAACCGCCGCATCATTTTGCAACCGTTCAGGAGAAATATATAAAAGTTTCACCTCACCATTTTGGATCTTTTTTATTACTGACGCGCGCTCTTTTGCCTTCTGACTGGAATTTAAATACGCCGCGGAAATACCCATATCTACAAGACTGTCAACCTGGTCTTTCATAAGTGAGATCAAAGGTGAAATAACGACAGCCATACCGTCCTTAAGCATCGCGGGAAGCTGAAAACATAGTGACTTCCCTCCCCCAGTTGGAAGCATAACCAAAGTATCCTGCCCTTTCAAAATCGATGAGATCACATCTTCCTGCAAAGGACGAAACAAAGTATATCCCCAGTACTGCCTCAAAGCCGCATATATTTCATCCATTTTCTGCATCATCTATATCCTTATTTCTTTCGTCTATGAGAGAACAATCCATTCTATTGGGTAAGATTATTTATCGCTATTCTAGGAGTTGTTATCTTCTAAATTGGTTAGCCATTATCAACACAATTACGTTTCAGCTATTTATCAGTATATGAGTTAAGAAGAGTTTCCGGTTTATTGTTTTACTACAATAGCATATTTCAATGAACGCACAATTTTTCTCGATGCAACCCAAAAACCGACATTGTCATCATTAGGATTATTACTTTTCGTTATCCACCCTGATACCCTCATAGATTTATCAAGTACAATACCTATAGACGGTGCATTCTTTTTCCAATTTGAGGAACCTCCCCGCAGCCCAAAATTTTTTCCGCTGGACGGTATCTGTTTCAACCATCCCTCTCCAGGAATAGAATATCTTTTTTTTCCAACATAAGCTTTGTTTGTATCCCATACATCTTTTGATATATGCATTGATGAAAGCATAATTGGTTTATAGGTTTCGTATCTATGGCTTTTATCAAGTTTTACATCTCCCTCGACTTGCACATTCACTTTAGCAACAAATACGTTCTTTCGAGGTGGTAAGAGTTTTATTCTCCCTTCCGCCTGCAGTCCCGCAATGCTTCCTTTAAAATTAACAACAGCATCCTTTCCTTCAATTTTCCAGGTATAACTTATCCTGGCACCTTGATAATATCTGCTTTTAGTCCAAAAAGAAGGCATCAATATTACCGATGTTCCCCATCCCGCCTTCGGGCTGTAAACCATGCGAAAATAGCTACTGTCAACATGCAGTGCTGCATATTGGGCTTTACCTGTATCTGACTGGTAATAAATTTCAACGATATTGCCCTTTTGCCTGATTTCCCATGTATTCGATTCCGCGCAATTGCCCGTACCGAATGTCACAAGTAGTAAAATCCCTAGACAAATAAAAATTATACTTTTTTCTATCAGCTTCATTGTTCCCCCATTTTAAAGATAATACTTCATTATTCTTACTGTTTTTATGAAAATGTTTTCAAGTTTACAATCTGGTTTTTTTATTTTATTGCAATTTTTATAGGCTTCACTCAAATCACATTGTATCTATTAATCAACGAATAACTTAAAAAGAGTGTCCTGATTTTTTTTAGAATCATACTAAAACAATCAGTGGTATAAGCAACAACCATATCGATCCTTTCGTACATATCGTACTCTCTCATTCACTATTGGCGCTTATTGCCCACATTAGTTTGTCTTTTAGTATTAATCTGTACTAAATGGTTGCTGTACCAATTCATTATAACTTTTCTTCGATCATATGAACCTTCAGGATCCATGGCTCATAGCGGCTGCCATAAGCTAATTCAACCGTGAAGCGGGGTAATTTCGGTTCTCTGCTGTCGATTTTATCATGAAATAAGATCACGTCAAACACTATCCTCTTATCCAGAGGCACATGAATACTATTCACACTAATATCCGTGACAATCCCGTATACTTCACTGTTTTCTTTCCCATAATTATAACTCGGCCGCACCATACCGTTGGTAATAATGAACCGTGATCGGTCAGAATATTTTTCTCTCAACAATTGCGCATCAAGGCCAGCATCGATCGCGAAAAGACGGGATTCTGATTTGTATTCTTCCTCCAGCTGTTTTTTCACATATTTAAAATTATCACGAGCCCTTTTACTCTCACTGTTCTTTTCGTACGCGCTTTGCGCCTCAGCAAAATGCTGCTGCGCCCTTCTCAAAGATTCCTTATAGAGATCACCGTTATATTCAAGCACAATAAACACCTGTTTTGGTATAGCCCTTTTGAGTTTTCTTTTATTTTTCACGCTAGTAACATCACCATCTATTTTGAATCCCAATTCATTCAGTTTTTGCAAATCGAACCACTCCGGAGAAGACCAGTGACCATACGTGAAATCCTTATCAACTTTCCCCAATGTTCTCCACGATAAACGAAGAGCCAGACCGCTATTTTCTTCATCAATACTGTACGGAAGACGCAATTCTCTTTCGGTTAATTCTGTGACCGATTCCGGCTGCCCAGAACGGTTAGATACAATAAACAAAAAGACTACGCTGTTTGCAGCAATGATCACCAGCACGCCAAGCACAAATAATTTATGTATTGGTAACAATATTTTCATTCTGCCACCTCTTCCGTTTTCTTCGTCGCGTCATTACGGAGCCGTTTAAAAATAAGTAATATCAAAATTGCCGTAAGTGCGATAATAAGGAAAAATACATACTTCGGCATCCATTCCCACCACCAGTCAAAAAATTTGGTGTACAGAAAGGTTAATAAGAAAAAATATCCTGTATTCACAACTTCCGGCCAACTTTTCCTGATGCCAAACCATATAGCAATTGAGCTAAAAACAAAACCGATCGTCTGATATATGCTTTCTATAACATGCTGCGAGATATTCAAATAACTGATCGCGCCCCAATTAGACAATACCAGGATAGGCATAAAAAATAACAACATTCCAAACACACGGTAGATTACGTCAAAACCTGAAAACTTCTTATGGGGGATTAACGGTACAAAAAACAATAAAACAGCTGTAGGCAAGAAATTCTCCGGTCGCACTCCAAAATAAAACCAGTAAAATCCAAACCAGGCACCCATTCGCGCAGACAAAAAACACGCTATACAGACAATACCCGCGATCAAGAGCAGTGTTGTATTCGTAGCATACGCAAGCATGAAGGCGAAAACAGCCCATACTGCGAATGCAGTATCTGACGGTGTCATATTGAATATT
The Candidatus Ancaeobacter aquaticus DNA segment above includes these coding regions:
- a CDS encoding DUF4824 family protein, which encodes MKILLPIHKLFVLGVLVIIAANSVVFLFIVSNRSGQPESVTELTERELRLPYSIDEENSGLALRLSWRTLGKVDKDFTYGHWSSPEWFDLQKLNELGFKIDGDVTSVKNKRKLKRAIPKQVFIVLEYNGDLYKESLRRAQQHFAEAQSAYEKNSESKRARDNFKYVKKQLEEEYKSESRLFAIDAGLDAQLLREKYSDRSRFIITNGMVRPSYNYGKENSEVYGIVTDISVNSIHVPLDKRIVFDVILFHDKIDSREPKLPRFTVELAYGSRYEPWILKVHMIEEKL
- the recQ gene encoding DNA helicase RecQ, with product MMQKMDEIYAALRQYWGYTLFRPLQEDVISSILKGQDTLVMLPTGGGKSLCFQLPAMLKDGMAVVISPLISLMKDQVDSLVDMGISAAYLNSSQKAKERASVIKKIQNGEVKLLYISPERLQNDAAVTLLKSVPLSFFVIDEAHCISHWGHDFRADYRNLKIIKEWFEGINVHTFTATATEEVQRDIVQQLGLHEPGMHIGGLDRANLTYRIRPRSKIINQIKDVLEKHPDEAGIIYCLRRNDVDKISKQLNLLGYKNLPYHAGLSDDMRRQHQDKFALEEVDIIVATVAFGMGIDRSNIRFVIHAAMPKSIEHYHQETGRAGRDGLNSYCYMFYGGNDYRTLSSFIGESPNQKVMMDKLSLFYNFCTCPKCRHKVLVNYFGQNYRDGSCDACDYCLNELDMVDGALIVSQKILSCVARVRMGRDYGFGADYIVSVLQGKKIEQIMSRGDQNLSTFGLMADESVVFIRYMIEQLIGQGFLQRDMDYSTLSLTDSSRQVLRAEKTPVLAKPLITVRKKEIAKRQRESREMDWSGIDRELFSLLREERAKLAQKKRVPAYIIFGDKSLKDMALKKPVTREEFADVFGVGESKVELYAEIFTAVIKKSGNSY
- a CDS encoding DUF2157 domain-containing protein, with product MKRLPKNVESKADAQRRADQIRCFQAELELLENEKILLIDEEQRSGVTDYHENLISQMSSIYDIDSNKREKQLSLGMKVASLLGALGLAASVFFLFYQFWGRFSTGIQVSILTAVPFITLIITVLAANREKTGYFSKLFGMVCFSCFVLNIVMLGQIFNMTPSDTAFAVWAVFAFMLAYATNTTLLLIAGIVCIACFLSARMGAWFGFYWFYFGVRPENFLPTAVLLFFVPLIPHKKFSGFDVIYRVFGMLLFFMPILVLSNWGAISYLNISQHVIESIYQTIGFVFSSIAIWFGIRKSWPEVVNTGYFFLLTFLYTKFFDWWWEWMPKYVFFLIIALTAILILLIFKRLRNDATKKTEEVAE